GGGCGGCTTCGTTGTCAATAAAACCGTGGTCGGCGGTGATAATCAGGGTTGTATCGGTATGTTTGAGCGAAGCCAGGAACGCGCTCAGTTTTTTATTCAATTCGGCAAAATGGCGGGCTGTTTTCTGGCTGCCGTTACCCTGCTCGTGCGATAAGGTATCAAATTTGGGCCAATAAGCGTAGATGTATTGTTGCCTGTTTCCCCGGCCCGACAGAATAGTCTTTCTGAGGCGTTTGAAAAAATGGCCCAAATTCCGGTAGGCCAACAATTTGGCCCGTCCGGCTGTGGCCTGGTTGTAATCTGACTTGACCAAATCTTTGGGCATAATGGCGTAAGAATCAGCTTTGAGGCTGGCCGTAAGCGGCGGCTGGTCAAAGATATCTTTGGCCTTGATTTCAGCCTGGCCGAACGGCGGGCCGCCATGCCTGGGCTTAAAAGGCAAAATGGCCGATACCACGCCCAACTCTTTGAGATGCACAAACCAGCCCGTAATAGCGTGCTGTTGGGGCGCAACGCCGGTGGCAAACGTGGTGACGCACGCCGCCGTGGTTGAAGGAAAGACCGAGGTGATTTGACCCCGCAAATGTTTATAAAAAACACTATCCTGCCCCCTGGTGGTCAGGTATTCATATCCCAGGCCGTCTATCACCAACAAAACAATATTCCGCGAGGCCGCCAGTTCTGCCGGCAACAACGCCGTCAGGGGGGCGTATAACGATTCCCCGCCCAACGCCTGCCCAATTGAACTCATTAAGTTGACAATACTGCCGCCGTGATAATCAGGTAAATACATTTTTTTCTCCAAGTTTCATCTTATCAAAAAAAACACCCCCTGACAAACCAGGGGGTGCATGGAGCAAAGAGCAAACAAGCAACAAGTTTATCGCTGCGCCACAACTTGCGGCGCATTAAAGGAGCGAGCTACCTTTTCAATAACGCTCTGCTGGCCGATACCGGTGATAACGTAAGCGGAAGCGTCGGCCTCAATGTAAAAGGTAGTTTTTTGGCCGCCGGGGCTATTGGCAAAGGCGATCACGCGCTCCGCCGGGTAACCGTGAATAGTGAGCGACTGTCGGCTCAACACTTTTTCATTATACAAGCTGCGGTCCACAAAAGGGGTCAAACCATCGGCGGGCATTGGCCCGGCTGCTTCTACCTTTACTTTGGTCCCGCCATCCGCAGAGTGGAAAAGCACCACATTTGCCGAAAGTTGGGTCATTTCCCAGGCGGCGGGATAGTTGAGGTGGTATCCAAAATTCTCGTCGGCAAAAACAATCATCTGTTCAACCACGGCCGCAACGCCGCGAGCCTCTACTTCGGCCAGCGTTGTGGCTTGAGCGGCCAGAGACACGTCTTTAACCGGCGCTGTTACCGCCAAAGCCGGGGCCGCCACCACCGTTTCCGGCTCGGCTTGGGTCAGGCGATAACCGGCAGTTAAGATAGCGGCGCAAATAATTATGATCACTAAAATCCAGCGGATGTTCATCATCTTGTCCTGAAAATTAAGGTTAAATAAGTACTGGTAATGACACCCTCAGTATGCCACAAAACTGGTGGGAATACATCGGCTGACCGGACATAGTTTTGAATGGAAGAATCATATATTTGGCCTT
This Anaerolineae bacterium DNA region includes the following protein-coding sequences:
- a CDS encoding alkaline phosphatase family protein; the encoded protein is MYLPDYHGGSIVNLMSSIGQALGGESLYAPLTALLPAELAASRNIVLLVIDGLGYEYLTTRGQDSVFYKHLRGQITSVFPSTTAACVTTFATGVAPQQHAITGWFVHLKELGVVSAILPFKPRHGGPPFGQAEIKAKDIFDQPPLTASLKADSYAIMPKDLVKSDYNQATAGRAKLLAYRNLGHFFKRLRKTILSGRGNRQQYIYAYWPKFDTLSHEQGNGSQKTARHFAELNKKLSAFLASLKHTDTTLIITADHGFIDNEAAQRIELKNHPKLQAALALPLCGEGRAAYCYVRPAKTAQFEDYVAAHLGDKAELFKSEALIAQNYFGLFEPHPRLFDRVGDYVLLMKDNYVIRDSLLGESRQVHIGYHGGVSKAEMFVPLIVIKK